From one Henriciella marina DSM 19595 genomic stretch:
- a CDS encoding DUF1036 domain-containing protein, with protein MSFRRFVRALCGGAAARFAAAVFALAALAAPLGAGAQRPAPELPDSPGGWQLCNLTSYVIEAAAGHYEGQGVTVEGWTRLRPGACEVALPAPLEPGVHYLFARSSSAHRGGRKVWGGDTSYCVDTTGSFSVESPADCSSMGLAARRFRPVLVEDAAAWTTTFTELEDYDLGTAAAAGVQRLLNEANVYEGNIDGFIGRRTRAAIRQFLSENDLDRATSDAELVDVLEQIAREKGREVGLTLCNRTHERIWAAIARRKGEGWESRGWWQLESGGCARAVDEALLATPHFVFAEMEDEGNARELKGASDLFCVSRGRFAIAGRSECEASAYRTVSFKATKPAEDGRLTYEFFERDFEEAGG; from the coding sequence TTGTCCTTTAGGCGGTTTGTTCGCGCGCTTTGCGGGGGCGCGGCGGCGCGTTTCGCGGCGGCGGTGTTTGCGCTGGCGGCACTCGCGGCCCCATTGGGGGCAGGGGCGCAGCGGCCTGCCCCAGAGCTGCCGGATAGCCCTGGCGGCTGGCAGCTCTGTAATCTCACAAGCTATGTGATCGAGGCGGCGGCCGGCCATTATGAAGGCCAGGGCGTGACGGTCGAGGGGTGGACGCGGCTGCGGCCGGGCGCCTGCGAGGTTGCGCTGCCCGCGCCGCTGGAGCCGGGGGTGCATTACCTGTTTGCGCGGTCCTCATCGGCCCATCGCGGCGGGCGCAAGGTGTGGGGCGGGGACACGTCCTATTGCGTCGACACGACGGGGAGCTTTTCGGTCGAGAGCCCGGCGGACTGTTCGTCCATGGGGCTGGCGGCGCGCCGGTTCCGGCCTGTTCTGGTCGAGGATGCGGCCGCCTGGACGACGACGTTTACGGAGCTTGAAGACTATGACCTCGGCACGGCGGCGGCAGCTGGGGTTCAGCGTCTGCTGAATGAGGCGAATGTCTATGAGGGCAATATTGACGGGTTTATCGGGCGCCGGACGCGCGCGGCGATCCGGCAGTTCCTGTCCGAGAATGACCTCGATCGTGCGACGAGCGATGCCGAGCTGGTCGATGTGCTGGAGCAGATCGCGCGGGAAAAGGGCCGCGAGGTGGGGCTGACCCTGTGTAACCGCACGCATGAGCGGATCTGGGCAGCGATTGCGCGGCGCAAGGGCGAGGGCTGGGAGAGCCGCGGCTGGTGGCAGCTGGAGTCTGGCGGCTGTGCGCGCGCCGTCGATGAGGCGCTGCTGGCGACGCCGCATTTCGTCTTTGCGGAGATGGAGGATGAGGGTAACGCGCGGGAGCTGAAAGGGGCGAGCGATCTCTTCTGTGTGTCGCGTGGTCGGTTTGCGATTGCCGGACGTAGTGAGTGTGAGGCGTCGGCCTATCGCACCGTGTCCTTCAAGGCGACGAAGCCTGCCGAAGACGGGCGGTTGACCTATGAATTCTTTGAACGCGACTTTGAGGAGGCCGGTGGTTGA
- the argB gene encoding acetylglutamate kinase yields the protein MSDTPHTPAQFTAETLSEALPYIQRYDRQTVVIKYGGHAMVDEALSEAFARDVVLLKHLGVNPVIVHGGGPQIASLLDRLSIKSEFRDGLRVTDDATMEVVEMVLSGPINKSIVRAINKAGGKAVGLSGSDADMMRVRRATRTTRDPDSHVEQVIDLGYVGEPEAVDVAVLKLLTNYDHDFIPVIAPVGVDADGKRYNVNADTAAGAIASALGAMRLLLLTDVAGVLDGKKELIRELQADDVPALVRDGVASGGMIPKLETAAAAVKNGVGGAVILDGRAKHALLMELFTEHGAGTIVL from the coding sequence ATGAGCGATACCCCCCATACCCCCGCGCAATTTACCGCTGAAACGCTGTCTGAGGCGCTGCCTTATATTCAGCGCTATGACCGCCAGACCGTGGTCATCAAATATGGCGGGCATGCCATGGTGGATGAGGCGCTGTCTGAAGCGTTTGCGCGCGATGTCGTGCTGCTGAAGCATCTCGGCGTGAACCCGGTCATCGTGCATGGCGGGGGGCCGCAGATTGCGAGCCTTCTGGACCGGCTTTCCATCAAGTCGGAGTTTCGCGACGGCCTGCGGGTCACCGATGATGCGACGATGGAAGTGGTCGAGATGGTCCTGTCGGGGCCGATCAACAAATCCATCGTGCGGGCGATCAACAAGGCGGGCGGCAAGGCGGTGGGCCTCTCTGGTTCTGACGCTGACATGATGCGGGTGCGCCGGGCAACGCGGACGACGCGCGATCCTGACAGCCATGTCGAGCAGGTGATCGATCTTGGCTATGTCGGTGAGCCTGAGGCGGTCGATGTGGCGGTGCTGAAGCTGCTGACCAATTATGATCATGACTTCATCCCGGTGATCGCGCCTGTCGGCGTCGATGCCGATGGCAAGCGCTATAATGTGAACGCCGATACGGCGGCGGGGGCGATTGCGAGCGCGCTGGGGGCGATGCGTCTCTTGCTGCTGACCGATGTGGCCGGCGTGCTGGACGGCAAGAAGGAGCTCATCCGGGAGCTTCAGGCCGATGATGTGCCGGCGCTGGTGCGCGATGGGGTCGCGTCTGGCGGTATGATCCCGAAGCTTGAAACGGCGGCCGCCGCCGTCAAGAATGGCGTTGGCGGGGCGGTCATTCTGGATGGACGTGCGAAACATGCGCTTCTCATGGAGCTATTCACCGAACACGGGGCCGGGACGATTGTCCTTTAG
- a CDS encoding DUF6090 family protein, whose product MMRLRRVSKHVKDQNWAAVVLDFAIVVAGILIAFQITSWSEARQDRREEQRYLAELATNLKADLTQARAGQQVSLQRLSAAEAILEEAAPGYDRLPFFAAIGEDLPPLGIVADYPYAHLTSYYFMIISSSTFEELIQTGNIGVLSNRDLVMELTDYYHRLDRQRGDDDLILTQAEGMLDWARENGVGMGDRATLEETVSRALTDDEFLGFVKMAGFLANWQYDSLAGIEAEAEELLAAVEAELKDR is encoded by the coding sequence ATGATGCGGCTTCGGCGCGTTTCAAAACACGTGAAAGACCAGAACTGGGCCGCCGTCGTCCTCGACTTTGCGATTGTCGTCGCTGGCATTCTGATCGCGTTCCAGATCACCAGCTGGAGCGAGGCCCGCCAGGATCGCCGCGAGGAGCAGCGCTATCTCGCCGAGCTTGCCACCAATCTCAAGGCCGACCTCACCCAGGCCCGCGCTGGACAGCAGGTGTCGCTACAACGCCTGTCTGCCGCTGAAGCCATCCTTGAAGAGGCCGCGCCCGGCTATGACAGGCTGCCCTTCTTCGCCGCGATCGGGGAAGACTTGCCGCCGCTGGGTATCGTCGCCGATTACCCCTACGCCCACCTCACCTCCTATTACTTCATGATCATTTCGAGCAGCACGTTCGAGGAGTTGATCCAGACGGGCAATATCGGCGTTCTGTCGAACCGGGATCTGGTGATGGAACTGACCGATTATTACCACCGCCTCGACCGCCAGCGCGGCGACGATGACCTTATCCTGACCCAGGCCGAAGGCATGCTCGACTGGGCGCGCGAGAACGGCGTCGGCATGGGCGATCGCGCAACGCTGGAAGAGACTGTGAGCCGCGCGCTGACCGACGACGAATTCCTCGGCTTCGTAAAGATGGCGGGCTTTCTCGCAAACTGGCAGTATGACAGCCTTGCCGGCATAGAAGCCGAAGCCGAGGAATTACTCGCGGCCGTGGAGGCGGAATTGAAGGACCGTTGA
- a CDS encoding DUF4238 domain-containing protein, with product MTKRSRIHHYVPQHLISNFSGNDKGQVCVFDKHEDRKFWTNPKNICAENGFNEFAMEQWVVSFEDAVTHLENLYHPVIQEIIRKESLADLSIEDDAKIRMFLALQFLRTKFLRNQFDHIGELLKDEFAKHGVDIADVEGFDDPSEDEVKANYLTGLFERVRDFGAMLSDRDLVLMRASDEAKFWLGDHPVVLHNNLDHGPYGNIGWAIQGIQIYVPISPELMLGCFCPSIGREQVQQARALKMAVLQHTAAGVSLPDALKIVDMSAERYREIIAGSEDIIRAAKGELVIALNSENVEHVNALQVRYSCRYLISASEDFELVERMIADNEEYRTEARPKVR from the coding sequence ATGACTAAGAGATCGCGAATTCATCACTATGTTCCGCAACATTTAATTTCCAACTTTAGCGGAAACGATAAGGGGCAAGTTTGCGTTTTTGACAAACACGAAGACCGAAAATTCTGGACAAACCCTAAGAATATTTGTGCCGAGAATGGGTTCAACGAATTCGCGATGGAACAATGGGTTGTCTCATTCGAAGATGCGGTGACCCATCTTGAGAACCTTTATCATCCTGTGATCCAAGAAATCATACGTAAGGAAAGTTTAGCGGACTTATCTATCGAAGATGACGCCAAAATTAGAATGTTTTTGGCTCTACAATTTCTGCGCACAAAGTTTCTTAGAAACCAATTCGATCACATTGGCGAACTGCTCAAGGATGAATTTGCTAAGCATGGAGTAGATATAGCTGACGTCGAAGGTTTCGATGACCCTTCCGAAGATGAAGTGAAGGCTAACTATCTAACGGGATTGTTCGAAAGGGTGAGAGATTTTGGCGCGATGCTTTCTGATCGCGATCTAGTGCTCATGCGAGCGTCAGACGAAGCCAAATTTTGGTTGGGAGATCATCCGGTTGTTCTTCATAACAATCTAGACCACGGGCCCTATGGTAATATCGGATGGGCAATCCAAGGGATCCAAATTTACGTCCCGATTTCTCCAGAGCTCATGTTGGGATGCTTCTGTCCATCAATCGGACGAGAACAGGTACAGCAAGCGCGCGCACTTAAAATGGCTGTGCTGCAACACACGGCTGCAGGAGTTTCGCTACCCGATGCCCTCAAGATAGTCGATATGAGCGCCGAACGATATCGCGAGATTATCGCCGGATCCGAAGATATAATCAGAGCAGCTAAGGGTGAATTGGTTATCGCCCTAAATTCAGAGAATGTTGAGCACGTGAATGCATTGCAGGTCCGCTATTCTTGTAGGTATCTGATCTCAGCAAGCGAAGACTTTGAGTTGGTCGAGCGTATGATTGCGGACAACGAAGAATACAGAACTGAGGCGAGGCCGAAGGTCAGATAA
- a CDS encoding HNH endonuclease has protein sequence MLVSSEESKIIKAFRRYRNGERAGNNKARTWMVQDPETDEWVGAKQIWGLYRNQKCGEFNTSDAISGLRDFNVAPVGPHGSYLNSYFEDAAAGRVNPPCGNEKPKKRSRTVSVTDRDPFVASYARARAKGRCEACHLPAPFSDNHGSPFLEVHHVVHLRAGGADTPANTVALCPNCHRRAHYSSDAISFTKELKLIRSGA, from the coding sequence ATAAAAGCCTTTCGGCGCTACCGGAACGGAGAAAGGGCCGGCAATAATAAAGCGCGAACGTGGATGGTGCAGGATCCGGAAACGGATGAATGGGTAGGGGCCAAGCAGATTTGGGGCCTCTACCGAAACCAGAAGTGCGGGGAGTTTAATACCAGTGATGCTATCAGCGGACTTCGGGATTTCAACGTCGCCCCTGTGGGACCGCACGGTAGTTATCTAAATAGCTATTTCGAAGATGCGGCCGCGGGCCGTGTCAATCCTCCCTGCGGTAATGAGAAACCAAAGAAAAGATCCCGCACAGTGTCGGTTACGGACCGCGACCCTTTTGTCGCTTCATATGCCCGGGCGAGGGCTAAGGGCAGATGTGAGGCTTGTCATCTGCCCGCACCATTTTCCGATAATCATGGAAGCCCGTTTTTGGAGGTCCACCACGTAGTGCATCTGCGAGCAGGAGGAGCCGATACACCGGCGAATACAGTAGCACTTTGCCCGAATTGTCACCGGCGTGCGCATTACTCTTCAGATGCGATTTCTTTTACTAAAGAGCTCAAACTCATTCGGAGCGGCGCTTAG